From Prochlorococcus sp. MIT 1223, the proteins below share one genomic window:
- a CDS encoding dual specificity protein phosphatase, producing MIKSESNYFRIHWVLVDELAIGRAPINMGHLEILKTNKISSILSLCSESEASAPKEMNNMFNCRRALLPDHKAGRMPKLEELGEALDMLSEIKQTGPVFVHCVAAMERSPLVCMAWLVSRHGLTPQESLDYLMQVHPGTNPLPGQLSILNKINIS from the coding sequence ATGATTAAATCTGAATCAAATTATTTTAGAATTCATTGGGTACTTGTAGATGAATTGGCTATAGGACGAGCTCCAATTAATATGGGCCATCTTGAAATTCTTAAAACAAATAAGATATCCTCAATATTAAGTCTATGCAGCGAGTCGGAGGCTTCTGCTCCTAAAGAAATGAATAATATGTTTAATTGTAGAAGGGCCTTATTGCCTGACCATAAAGCTGGGAGAATGCCTAAATTGGAAGAATTGGGAGAAGCCTTAGATATGCTTTCTGAGATCAAACAAACCGGCCCAGTATTTGTACATTGTGTCGCAGCAATGGAAAGATCCCCACTTGTTTGCATGGCATGGCTTGTATCACGTCATGGTTTAACTCCACAAGAGTCTCTTGATTATTTGATGCAGGTTCACCCAGGAACAAATCCGCTCCCTGGCCAACTATCTATTTTAAATAAGATCAACATTTCTTAA
- a CDS encoding NAD-dependent epimerase/dehydratase family protein — protein sequence MSNKIMVTGGAGFIGSHLISRLLDEGYEVHNFDILPLSKALRLEKIKSHRNFYYTEGDLRDKSKIIDWYQKDASQLFHLASVVGVQNYINDPLALIDIVVGGTRNLLELAAINQTRVLFTSTSEVYGKNPNTPWAESFDRVLGPTSVDRWSYSSSKAVCEHMLFALGRSSNLEFTIVRFFNVYGPGQAPIFVVSKSIYNAMNKKPPLIYDSGKQTRCFTYVGDAIEGVFRASRSRNTLSEVINIGSNVETKMSDLVKNIIDLSGNNLEPETFYTKERYGKSYEDIPRRIPQVEKAKELLNWEAKTDINKGIIFCMDWAKENPWWLR from the coding sequence ATGAGTAATAAAATTATGGTTACTGGTGGAGCTGGTTTCATAGGCTCTCACCTGATTAGTCGCTTACTTGACGAAGGATATGAAGTACATAATTTTGATATTCTGCCTTTAAGTAAGGCTTTAAGACTTGAAAAAATCAAAAGCCATAGGAATTTTTATTACACTGAGGGTGATTTAAGAGATAAATCAAAAATCATAGATTGGTATCAGAAAGATGCTTCTCAATTGTTTCATCTTGCAAGTGTCGTTGGTGTTCAGAACTATATAAATGATCCATTAGCTTTGATTGATATTGTCGTAGGAGGAACACGAAATTTACTTGAATTAGCTGCTATCAATCAAACAAGAGTGTTATTCACAAGCACTAGCGAAGTTTATGGAAAAAATCCAAATACACCTTGGGCAGAATCATTCGATCGTGTTTTAGGACCAACTTCAGTTGATCGATGGAGTTATAGCAGCAGTAAAGCTGTCTGTGAGCATATGCTTTTTGCCTTAGGGAGAAGCAGTAATTTGGAATTTACAATAGTAAGATTTTTTAATGTTTATGGTCCTGGACAAGCCCCTATCTTTGTTGTTTCAAAATCAATTTATAATGCGATGAATAAAAAACCTCCACTTATTTATGATTCTGGAAAACAAACAAGATGTTTTACTTATGTTGGTGATGCAATAGAGGGAGTATTTAGAGCAAGTAGAAGTAGAAATACACTTTCTGAAGTCATTAATATAGGCTCTAATGTTGAAACAAAAATGTCAGATTTAGTGAAAAATATAATAGATCTTTCTGGAAATAATTTAGAGCCTGAGACCTTTTACACAAAAGAAAGGTATGGAAAATCGTATGAAGACATACCTAGAAGAATTCCTCAAGTCGAAAAAGCGAAAGAATTACTTAATTGGGAAGCTAAGACTGATATTAATAAAGGAATAATTTTTTGCATGGATTGGGCAAAAGAGAACCCTTGGTGGCTTAGATAA
- a CDS encoding nucleotide sugar dehydrogenase encodes MKSNHDFKNIAVIGAGYIGAVLSAVLADKGFNVTAIDINESLIKIYNSANSPFNEPGLQELINKTINNNSLTASTDISKITEADVILITVGTPLKEDGSADDFAIKSAISSMLPYIKDDQLIILKSTVPPSTTQELVAKPLSKIAKVYVAFCPERLAEGNAIEECKNIPVVVGGVDDESALLAEEFWTKSLGVECIRVENSSAAELVKLADNAWIDLNIALSFELAKVADFLEIDVLPVIKATNSLPKGQHFVNILLPSIGVGGYCLTKDPWFMNAFAESFGSSFKTAVTSRIVNQESPIYSANRLDETLSLKFPKLEKNEIQIGILGLAFKNNTGDCRFTPSLPAIKILLELGYSIKAFDPYVNDSDYALFNPLKRAFSIDEAMDGAHALAFFAGHKEFEKIDHKRMKELLAPGAVIFDGRMYFERKEIEAFLELGFVFKGVGR; translated from the coding sequence GTGAAATCAAATCATGACTTTAAAAATATAGCTGTAATTGGCGCTGGATATATAGGTGCAGTTCTCTCTGCTGTCTTAGCAGACAAAGGGTTTAATGTAACTGCAATTGATATTAATGAATCTTTAATTAAGATATATAATTCAGCCAATAGTCCATTTAATGAACCTGGATTGCAGGAATTAATTAACAAAACAATAAATAACAATAGTCTAACTGCATCAACAGATATATCAAAGATTACTGAAGCAGATGTTATCTTAATTACAGTTGGTACACCTTTAAAAGAAGATGGAAGTGCGGATGATTTTGCTATTAAATCTGCAATTTCTAGTATGTTGCCATATATAAAGGATGATCAATTAATAATTCTAAAAAGTACTGTTCCTCCCTCAACCACTCAAGAGTTGGTGGCTAAGCCTCTGAGCAAGATTGCTAAAGTTTATGTTGCATTTTGTCCTGAAAGATTAGCTGAGGGTAATGCAATAGAAGAATGTAAAAATATACCTGTTGTTGTAGGAGGAGTTGACGATGAGAGTGCATTATTAGCAGAAGAATTTTGGACTAAATCTTTAGGAGTTGAATGTATCAGAGTTGAAAATTCATCTGCAGCAGAATTAGTTAAACTTGCAGATAATGCTTGGATTGATTTAAATATTGCTTTATCTTTTGAATTAGCGAAAGTAGCAGATTTTCTAGAGATTGATGTATTACCTGTTATAAAAGCAACTAACTCATTACCTAAGGGACAACATTTTGTGAATATACTTTTGCCTTCTATTGGTGTTGGTGGTTATTGCCTTACAAAGGATCCATGGTTTATGAATGCTTTCGCTGAATCTTTTGGCTCCAGTTTTAAGACAGCAGTCACTTCAAGAATTGTTAACCAAGAAAGTCCAATTTATTCTGCAAATCGTTTAGATGAAACTCTATCTTTGAAGTTCCCTAAACTTGAGAAAAATGAAATTCAGATAGGGATATTAGGTTTAGCTTTCAAAAATAATACAGGTGATTGTAGGTTTACTCCTTCATTACCCGCAATTAAAATTTTATTAGAGTTGGGCTATTCAATTAAAGCTTTTGATCCTTACGTGAATGATTCGGATTATGCTCTTTTTAATCCTCTTAAGAGAGCATTTTCAATAGATGAAGCAATGGATGGAGCACATGCATTAGCTTTCTTTGCGGGACATAAAGAATTTGAGAAGATAGATCATAAAAGGATGAAGGAGCTATTGGCTCCAGGAGCAGTTATTTTTGATGGTCGAATGTATTTTGAAAGAAAGGAGATAGAGGCTTTCCTTGAATTAGGATTTGTCTTTAAAGGAGTAGGAAGGTAA